CGAAATGTCGAAACGAAGAGGCAATGTTCGTGTTTGGACGAGGTTAGGAAAACGCCAGTTTTAAACTTTGCTCTCTTctactctttcttttttcttctcttcttttttctcggcGTAATTTAATTAACGCTGCCGGCGGGAAACAAAGCGACGAGAAAGCTCCGCTCTTCCCGCCCTTTTTATCGCAATCTCGTCTCTGAAATATTCTTGAACGATACTTCAACTTCTCACCCTCCTGTGGCATGGTCCAATTTTGAATTGCATTAAGAGCGAGAAAGCTTTTACCGACAAACCAGACGAAAAAATAAGGAAAGACGAAAAGTAGTCGTGAAACTTTGCCTAGCGATCCGTGTTGCAAACACGAATCGAAAGACAGACATTGGAAACGCGAATTTCGAGCGTTGCTCCATGGTGTTTTGCTTTGACGGACTAGTAAAAATTGAATAGTAAACTCTCGAACGTTAACATTTCTCTTCGTTGTATCAAAGAGAATCGCCAATCTAACAGAACGGTCGTTTCAAAAAATTCCCAACTCGAACGCTTTCCatgttaaaaaagaaaacttTCGACCAAATGCGTGTACACTGGCGTACGAGTATAATAAGATGAGAGCGAGAACTGATCCCAAGCGATATAAATTTTCGCAAAATGAGAAGGAAACGGGAGGGAAACACGATCGTTCCGCGAAGAGTCGGTTACCATTGTTGGTATTATTGCTTAGGCGTCCTTATCTTTAAGAGTGTACGTGGACTGAATAAATAACGTTACTCTGCTTGCACGTAGCCGTGCACAATCACGATTTTCTTTCTCCTCTCGTGGATGTTAATTTCGCGAAAATGAAGGGACAAGGAAACCGCGATATATCGGAAGGAGAAAGAAACGCGCGTAATCTCGGGAATCATAGAGTTCGTCAAGGAGGAAACGAGGGAGCGAATTACCTAGTGCTTTGAAGACCTTCGAAACTAACGGGACGAGCAGGCGAGAACCAAGAGGGTTACCCAAAGGGATTATCTTTGTGCCATTAGCTTTGGACGCGACACCAGGGAACCTCGAAGATTTCGTATTTGCGTATACTGAGAAGCAAGCGCCTcgaatatacgtatgtatagttAGTTGATTCGAGTGTACGACCACGTTTTAACTCGTTCTAAGAACACGATGAAAATCCTTGGCTTCTCGTCCGAAAAGATCGATCGACCGATTCGGTCAACTCGCTGGCTCTGTAGCTTCGCGAGAACCATTTTTCGATACGTTCTATACGTGTTAACGCGGATCGATCACGCGCTGCGAGGTTTCAACGGCAATTATGACGCGCTTTGATCACAAGCCTGTCACGCGACCGTGAAGACTGTCTCGTAAAGTGGGAGAACAGCTTTGTCGGTTACGATACGCACGAGACGCAGCTCGCAACGCGCAACAGATAGCACGCTTATGCTATAGCACAACTGTGAATATCTCACATCAGGAATAATTTCGGCAATCACGATTACGTACGAAGAATTCTCGCGTGATGCGACGACATATAAATTCGAGGTCTCTGGCAAAACTTTGCGCAACGCAGACGCGACCAAATCGCATCAACGATGTACGCGTCGCTATTGAGCTAGTGAACAAACTGTCCTAATATAAAAATCACGATGTTTAAACAGACAAACGAGTAACCCCCTCGATCGAGCCAAGCGGTCCGTCGTTGCCAGTTCTTTCGCGAGACTTTCACATCTAATGAGAAAATCATAACTTGACGATAGATCGCAAGATTGACGTAGAACGTATATTCGAAACGACTGGCGTGCATTTGCAATGGTAATCGGAATAATCTCGAGGATCGAGTCGATCATGGGAGAGCAAGGCGAGAGAACTTGTTCGGCGTTCTTATTCTCGCGACtcaacgatcgatcgattagTCGAAAGAATCAAGATTCGATCGAGCGAACTAATTCTGTTTTCCCCGATTCCGTGTCGTCACACGCGTTTCCTTCGTGTCGGACTTTTTTTCGGGAAATGGTATCTTCTTACTTGATAACGTTGGAAGCACGCCGTCGTGTATTTGGAGAATAAGTTATTACTGGCACGTGCGGTTATCTTATCACAGAATATCATCGGATCGAAGGGTCGAAGATCGTCTTCGATCGATTCAGATCGGGAGGAGCGCTCGTCCCCAGTGCGACGCTCTCCCATTCCTTACCGTCGACGCTTGCTCTTACTTACGTCTAGCGTCACCATCACGGCTAAACTTAGTTTTTGTGCAAAAATCCGCGACGCGAATTCGCCAGTTAATCTCGTAAGCGTTACCGCTGCCGCCGCCTCTACCGTCAAACAGCCGTCGCTACTGCTGCAGTACGGTCATCATTATCATCGCGGATATCGTTATGGTCTATCGGCGATATCGGAGGACGATTTAACGCGACGCTAAACGAGGACTCGTCGACCGAGAGAGCGGACCATAACAATTGAATCGTTTGACCCGTTTTAATTGGCAAGTTACACCGTTGCGAACGGGATGCTCGCCAGTAAACGAAGCGCTTACTAGTTCAGAGTGCTGTGGATTCTATCGGAGGAGAGTCGTTGTACAGAGTTCGTTGGCTTTCGTGATATTCGTGCAAACGTTTACACACCTGACTGGAAGTTGTTCGATTCGACAATAAATCCATAAACGCGACGATCGAGCGTAAAAGTTGGATTGGTGGTTTTCGATTCGTCTAATTCGGCGAGATTCGGTTTGCGCGATTCTCGGTTCTCGGTTCCCGAGTCGCCACGACCTTCCGCCTTTTTTACTTTGGACGCGCAGTAAGATTGAAGAAATGGTGACGAATAGTGGAAGCAATGGGAAAATATCGACGATAACCGGTAAGGATTTTGACGGGATTCGGCTTATACAATCGTTTTTCGTGTTGCGCAACGCGTTGCTCTGCGTGTTCGCTCTTCCGACAAGCTTCTCGTGATTTTCAGTGAGAACCGATGACGCGGATGAGACAGGGGACGTCGACAAAGCTATATTGGCAACAGGTTAGAGGACTCGTGCCGATGGTCGCGACAGATTCGCGGCTCAAAATGTCTTTCACCCCAATATGTGTACCTTTCCTTCCCTCTCGTTCACAGGCTATGGTATATTCAACGTGATGCTGTTTCTCGCGGCTCTGCCAGTCGCGTGGACCGGCATCTTCGATACCACCACGACCGCCTTCATCATAGCTTCCGCCGAGTGCGATCTCAGGCTCACTTTCTTTGACAAAGGTGTTCTTTGCGGGTTCCCGTTCCTAGGTAATCTCGATCTCATTGGGAGCTACTTACCGTGATACTATTATACCATGATTCACGTGATCTCGAACGCACACAGGTATGGCGTTGACCAGTTTCCTCTGGGACCACATAACACCGCATGTCGGAATGAGAAATTTGTTCATCTTCGGCCTCCTAGTGGATTGCATTCTAAACTTACTCGCTACCGCTATCGATTCTTACTACGGGTTTCTGGTCATCAAATTCTTCAACGGTGTTCTGTGAGTATCATCACTGGTCAGTTCTACAATCCTGTGATATCCGATACTCGACACGTGTGCCGTGACACACGTGTGGCACATCGCTTCGGTACATTCACTCGAAGAGTACGAATTTCAGCGCGGGAGGACCGTTCTCGATGGTTGCCACGTATCTTTCTGAATTTCACTGCCCAAGATACAAGGCCAGTTTCACCAGATGGGGAAACCTCGCTATGAACGTAGCGATCATTATCCCAGCAGGTAAGCCATGCGTGTACTACATGTCCCGGGTTTCCTACTTCTTTCGTCCCATCTCGGTCCTGTCATCGATCAAACGACCGTTTCTTTTCAGTCCTCGCTTTTCTCATCACTCCTCTGCCGTTGACCATCAACGTGTTCAATCAACGATACACCGCTTGGCGGATTTACTTGTTGGTCTGCACGATTGTACCAGTTCTCGGTCTCGTAACAGCTAGCATGTTGCCTCAGAGTCCCAAGTTCCTCGTAGAGAACGGTAAACTCGACGAAGCTCTGAGGCTGCTTAAAAAAATGTACTCCATTAACAGAAGGAAACCAGCCGACACATTTCCGGTGAGATTCAAATCTTTCGAATCTTTCCCGTTTTACCTAATCGCGTCGCAAGAATTCGGATACGTACGCGAGATACGTCATTTCTCGTATTATAACATTTTTACGTTACTAAGTAGTATACTGCGTCTCACAAGCAGACCGTTTCTTCCTTCTTCGATGAATATCGTCTATCCTTTTCGAAGTTTCAAATATGGCATAATAATGTTTCTAATCGCTTAACCATAAAAATTGTACGATTTTAGAGGACTTTAGGGTTATAAGACGCAATGTAAAGATACAGTGCGGATACCTGGGTGATTATTTACTCTGGAATCTTAACCATTGCTTGCATCGTTGCTTCCTGTTTTCCATTTCAGATTAAAACGCTACTCGTATGGCCATCGTCGCAGGGCACCGTATTTAAAACGAATTCCGAAAAAATACGACTCGCCTATTACAACACAAAACTTTTATTCTCTTCTCCGTATCTGCGAGCCTTTATGTTTCTAAATTTTCTCCAATTCGGTAGCATGCTGGGGTAAGTTCTTCAGTTCCAAAATGAATGTTACGCAACCCTGATTCGACCGTCTATTAAGCGCAGATTTAACACGATGAGACTTTGGGTGCCGCATCTCTTCACCATTCTGAATAATTTCGACTACGAGAGGTGGACCGAGGACCGAGCGCCAACCATACGCGAAATGTTGGATCGTCGAATGTCGATTCCAGCCAGAGATTACTTAGACTATCCAGATTTCAACAACATTTGCATAACGGTGAGGAAGTGCGTGGCCAACGCTCGTGGCCAACAACCCGCGATCGTTTCCCAACACTGGAATCGTCAGAAATTCTTCTtaattctctttctctcgcatTTACTTTTCAGTGGAAAATCAAAGCGGTGGTATACCAAAATTCCTCCATTATCGCAGTCTCGGCAGTCGTGTTTTCGTTTCTCGCTGGCATGGTATACACTTCAAAGTTTAGAAAGAAAACAATAATGCGTAAGAACCGTTCTTTCGCTAATGATTGATTACTCGTTAGGCTATGGTTACGAATGTATGATAATAACGAATGAAACATCTGACAACGAACAACATATATTCGCTAGAATTTATACGCGTCCGATTGTTTTAACGTGTTCGTCAGAACGCATCCACCGTAACTATAGTCTAACTCGGACGTCGCAAATTTCCGCGATACAAGAGGACCCTGCGCTCGTCGGATGACCAATCGTTCCTGTTGTAGTTGCCGCTTTCTTTATATCGGTGATAAGCAGTTTTGGAATAAACTGGGCGCAATCAACTCCCTATATGCTGACACTGGCAGCCGCTATAATCGTGACGACAAGGATAACGGGTAATATCGTTACCgccatgaacatcgacattatTCCTATTCCATTAAGGTAATGCTTGTGTCGCAAATAACCAGACGAACGTGTATATCTTACTTATAACGTGATTCGTTTCTCTTTCCGTCTAAAGTCGCGAAACTTATGTTCGCCCGAACGCGTAAATACATACTACGGTTCGCGGCGTTCGATCACGAGTAACCAGCCGTTTTTTAATCCAGGTCCACCAGTTTGAACGTGCTCGTCACCGTTGGGAACATAGCAGCTGTTTtgggaaattttattttctccgCATTATTGGACGTGGAGTGTTTGGTCGGGTTCATGGGAATGGGTTGTTTATTACTCGGTAAGTGAGTACGGGAATCGAAAGCAACGCTACATACATATGTCACTATTTTCTAACTCGCTCACTTTCTTTGTTTAGTCTGCTTTTGCCTGTCTTTCTTCCATCCAAAGCCTGTTAAGATGTTGGAGAAAAATCATTCTATGTCCAATGCGTAACCCGTTAGCGACCGGACGAAACTCGAAACGAAGTGAAACCAACTACATACAAATAACGCAGATTTCCGTAGCTTGTCAAGTTTGGCGTAATGTGGAAAAGAGCCACGCTGAAGAGAATGCTTTTGCTCTGTGTGCAACTGTGATACCTTTGCAATCCGTTTCGGAATTCCATTCGGAACCAGGGCAGATTGCATTTTTCTATCCACGTTTCACGTGCAAATCGAACAATTTTTATGTTACTTCTATCCGAGTATCGAATTACTGTAAATATAGTATTTTTCTAATTGGATTAAAAGGCATAGTTTTTAATTTCATGATTTCATTTCTCatttcaaaattccttaaacaTCCAACCGTTGACGTTAACGTAAAAAACTTTCTCATACGTCATACCGACCAAATGTAATAACACGCTAAAGCGTAAGTAAATTAGCCTTTAGAAGATTGATTTCCGCAAAAGATGAAAAATCCATCGATGATTCATTTCGCGAAGCTTCAATGTGCAAAGTAAGACGGAATGCACACGAGCGACAATTTACCGTCCGATCCCGCTACGACCATATTTCTCTCTTTGTTTTCCTATTAGCAACTGCAAAGACATATTATCGCAGCGATGTCGCATGGTAAAACATCGTTCGTAGAGTTGCCGCGTAAACGAACGATCGTAACTTTTCTACTTTACAGCTTGATAAATATCACGAAAACAGCATCAAGGTGAAATCTAATTAACGTCGGATTAATGGAATGTCGATAATGCGATTATAACGATAAATGAAGCACATTATTGAAGTACGATGTATTGTTGCGCAAAGCAAGTCGTTTTATCGGAATCGAGAGTTACGTTCAACGGCGCTCCCAACTTTGCGCCAGTGTTAAATGTAAAAGCTAAAGCGTTTCAGTCCTCGCAACAAATTTCACAAGGACGTAGTTCAACGAAAACTATGGAAATAATAGTACGAGTGGAACGTCTTCTTGTATTAGAAGTAAAATTCCATAGAAGTTAGTTTTTTAACACATCGCTACGTCATTTTACACCATATGCACATTAGGAGTCATTTTATTCATTTGAAATCAAGATCCTACGCGTCCAGAATGCACACACCCATATTAGAATATGTATAGAAAATCAAGTTTCTATGATGTATGCAAGACAAATGCAAACATTATACATTTTT
Above is a window of Bombus affinis isolate iyBomAffi1 chromosome 5, iyBomAffi1.2, whole genome shotgun sequence DNA encoding:
- the LOC126916959 gene encoding synaptic vesicle glycoprotein 2A-like; translation: MVTNSGSNGKISTITVRTDDADETGDVDKAILATGYGIFNVMLFLAALPVAWTGIFDTTTTAFIIASAECDLRLTFFDKGVLCGFPFLGMALTSFLWDHITPHVGMRNLFIFGLLVDCILNLLATAIDSYYGFLVIKFFNGVLAGGPFSMVATYLSEFHCPRYKASFTRWGNLAMNVAIIIPAVLAFLITPLPLTINVFNQRYTAWRIYLLVCTIVPVLGLVTASMLPQSPKFLVENGKLDEALRLLKKMYSINRRKPADTFPIKTLLVWPSSQGTVFKTNSEKIRLAYYNTKLLFSSPYLRAFMFLNFLQFGSMLGFNTMRLWVPHLFTILNNFDYERWTEDRAPTIREMLDRRMSIPARDYLDYPDFNNICITWKIKAVVYQNSSIIAVSAVVFSFLAGMVYTSKFRKKTIMLAAFFISVISSFGINWAQSTPYMLTLAAAIIVTTRITGNIVTAMNIDIIPIPLRSTSLNVLVTVGNIAAVLGNFIFSALLDVECLVGFMGMGCLLLVCFCLSFFHPKPVKMLEKNHSMSNA